From Alphaproteobacteria bacterium, one genomic window encodes:
- the purN gene encoding phosphoribosylglycinamide formyltransferase, with amino-acid sequence MSELSLAILISGRGSNMQALVEACAEPGFPARVATVISNRSDAAGLATAASHGIATAVVDHKGFADRETFELALDTAIDESGAELVCLAGFMRLLGADFVDRRDNRLINIHPSLLPAYKGLDTHERVLADGARFAGCTVHFVRPAMDAGPIIVQAAVPVLADDTAESLAARVLAQEHRIYPLAVRWIAEDRVSLYDNRVSVAGAAAAVETLINPISS; translated from the coding sequence GTGAGTGAGCTATCCCTCGCGATCCTGATATCCGGTCGCGGCAGCAACATGCAGGCGCTGGTCGAGGCCTGCGCCGAGCCTGGCTTTCCTGCGCGTGTCGCGACGGTCATTTCCAACCGTTCGGATGCTGCTGGTCTGGCTACTGCTGCGAGCCACGGCATTGCCACGGCCGTCGTCGATCACAAGGGGTTTGCGGATCGTGAGACATTTGAATTGGCGCTTGACACAGCCATCGACGAGAGCGGCGCGGAACTGGTTTGTCTGGCGGGCTTCATGCGTTTGCTCGGAGCGGATTTTGTCGACCGCCGAGATAACCGGCTGATCAACATCCATCCCTCGTTGCTGCCGGCCTACAAGGGGCTCGATACTCATGAGCGAGTCTTAGCCGACGGTGCGCGCTTTGCCGGCTGCACCGTGCATTTCGTGCGCCCGGCCATGGATGCGGGACCGATCATTGTGCAGGCTGCGGTGCCTGTGCTGGCGGACGATACCGCTGAGAGCCTGGCGGCCCGCGTGCTCGCACAGGAGCACCGCATCTATCCGCTCGCCGTGCGCTGGATCGCCGAGGACCGGGTATCGCTATACGACAACAGGGTCTCCGTTGCCGGCGCCGCTGCGGCGGTCGAGACCCTCATAAATCCGATCTCGTCCTAG
- the ndk gene encoding nucleoside-diphosphate kinase — MAIERTLSIIKPDATRRNLTGKINARLEEAGLCIVAQRRIRLSREMAEAFYAVHSERSFFSDLCDFMCSGPVVAQILEGENAIERNREIMGATNPTNADEGTIRRDFAESIEANSVHGSDSRENAVTEIRFFFAEIDITP; from the coding sequence ATGGCGATCGAACGTACTCTCTCGATCATCAAGCCGGACGCCACGCGGCGAAATCTTACCGGCAAGATCAACGCCCGACTCGAGGAAGCGGGATTGTGCATCGTCGCGCAGCGGCGCATACGCTTGTCCCGCGAGATGGCGGAGGCGTTCTATGCTGTGCACAGTGAGCGCTCCTTTTTCAGCGACCTTTGCGATTTCATGTGCTCAGGCCCTGTGGTGGCGCAGATCCTCGAAGGCGAAAATGCTATCGAGCGCAACCGCGAGATCATGGGCGCAACCAACCCCACCAACGCAGACGAAGGCACCATCCGCCGCGATTTCGCCGAATCCATTGAGGCGAACTCGGTACATGGCTCTGACAGCCGGGAAAACGCGGTCACCGAGATCCGTTTCTTCTTCGCCGAGATCGATATTACTCCCTAA
- a CDS encoding ABC-F family ATP-binding cassette domain-containing protein, giving the protein MIERVRSIAMFISVIGVEKGPYSDGGEHQQPRIAKRHQGVLRIEKLTYRIGGRIIIDGASLTLAAGHRAALVGSNGGGKTTLLRLITGELHPESGDIVLASNTRVGTVAQRAPSGERSPLEFVLAADSERLALLEEAERLESDASPDGGRLAAVHERLVAIGAHAAPARAASILHGLGLDAEGQSRPLATLSGGWRMRVALAAVLFAQPDLLLLDEPTNHLDLEASFWLGEFLAKWPRMLLLASHDRSLINQVVGETIHLDGGRTKTYRGGFDAFLRARREAREREAAVQANLAARRKHMQAFVDRFRYQANKARQAQSRLKALERLGEPEAPIADNEVVFTFPEPSELAPPLLALDGAGVGYDGTPVLSRLDLRIDMDDRIALLGANGNGKTTLMRLLAGRMPTMEGERHPSRKLNVGYYAQDQEEVLLAECTANQHVAERLPKADETARRAHLGRFGLSGPLADQLVSTLSGGERVRLVLALVCCEAPHLLLLDEPTNHLDIDAREALVEGLNAYAGAVVLITHDRRLIELCAERLWLVADGTCRAYDGDLDDYEQSLLERRRGKGEGKARASVNKAERRRDAARRRDETASLRGAVVEAERALETLAKERDGVEAAVSDPMLYEGEDAADRVAVLSRERARLDRAIAKAEVTWLEAQEALEVQATK; this is encoded by the coding sequence ATGATCGAGAGAGTACGTTCGATCGCCATGTTCATATCCGTCATCGGTGTCGAGAAGGGGCCTTATAGCGATGGTGGCGAGCACCAGCAACCGCGCATCGCAAAAAGGCATCAGGGCGTGCTGCGTATCGAGAAACTAACCTATCGCATCGGCGGGCGGATAATCATCGATGGCGCCAGTCTAACGCTCGCGGCAGGCCATCGCGCAGCCTTGGTGGGGTCTAATGGCGGCGGCAAGACCACCTTGCTGCGTTTGATCACAGGCGAGTTGCACCCGGAATCGGGCGATATCGTCTTGGCGTCGAATACCCGGGTCGGGACGGTTGCGCAAAGAGCGCCCTCAGGTGAGCGCTCGCCGCTGGAGTTCGTTCTGGCCGCCGACAGTGAGCGGCTGGCGTTACTGGAGGAGGCCGAGCGGCTGGAAAGTGATGCATCGCCGGACGGTGGGCGGCTCGCCGCCGTGCACGAGCGCCTGGTTGCGATTGGCGCGCATGCGGCGCCGGCGCGGGCAGCCTCGATCCTACATGGCCTCGGTCTCGACGCCGAAGGTCAAAGCCGCCCGCTCGCGACGCTGTCCGGCGGCTGGCGCATGCGCGTGGCGTTGGCGGCAGTACTTTTCGCGCAACCCGATCTTCTGCTGCTCGACGAGCCGACGAACCACCTTGATCTGGAAGCGAGCTTCTGGTTGGGAGAATTTCTCGCCAAATGGCCACGCATGCTTCTCTTGGCGAGCCACGATCGTAGCCTAATCAACCAGGTTGTGGGCGAGACCATCCACCTCGATGGTGGACGAACTAAGACCTATCGCGGCGGTTTCGACGCCTTTCTCCGGGCCCGCCGCGAAGCGCGCGAGCGCGAGGCGGCGGTACAAGCCAACCTCGCGGCGCGGCGCAAGCATATGCAGGCCTTCGTCGATCGTTTTCGCTACCAAGCCAACAAGGCGCGCCAGGCCCAGAGTCGCCTGAAGGCGCTCGAGCGATTGGGCGAACCGGAGGCGCCGATTGCCGATAACGAGGTGGTATTCACTTTTCCCGAGCCAAGCGAGCTAGCGCCGCCCCTGCTAGCTCTTGACGGGGCCGGTGTGGGTTATGACGGGACGCCGGTGCTTTCACGCCTGGATCTGCGTATCGACATGGACGATCGCATTGCTCTGCTGGGCGCGAACGGCAACGGCAAGACCACACTCATGCGCCTGCTTGCCGGCAGAATGCCTACCATGGAGGGCGAACGTCACCCGTCGCGCAAGCTCAACGTCGGCTATTACGCCCAGGATCAGGAAGAAGTCCTGTTAGCGGAGTGTACAGCCAATCAGCACGTCGCTGAGAGACTGCCGAAGGCGGACGAAACCGCACGCCGTGCCCATCTCGGCCGCTTCGGGCTGTCAGGACCGCTTGCCGATCAGTTGGTAAGCACGCTCTCGGGTGGCGAGCGCGTGCGTCTGGTTCTGGCCCTCGTCTGTTGTGAGGCGCCGCATTTGCTGTTGCTTGACGAGCCCACTAACCACCTTGATATTGATGCCCGCGAGGCGTTGGTCGAAGGTCTCAATGCCTATGCTGGCGCGGTGGTCTTGATCACCCATGACCGCCGCCTCATCGAGCTATGCGCAGAGCGGCTGTGGCTTGTCGCCGATGGCACTTGCCGCGCCTATGATGGCGATCTCGATGACTACGAACAGAGCCTGCTGGAGCGCCGCCGGGGCAAGGGCGAAGGCAAGGCTCGCGCTTCAGTAAACAAGGCCGAGCGCCGTCGCGATGCCGCACGGCGGCGTGACGAGACCGCATCGCTGCGCGGCGCCGTTGTCGAGGCGGAACGAGCCTTGGAGACACTTGCGAAAGAGCGCGACGGCGTCGAGGCTGCGGTTAGTGATCCAATGCTTTACGAAGGGGAGGATGCAGCGGATCGTGTAGCTGTCCTAAGCCGGGAACGGGCGCGGCTGGATCGTGCTATTGCCAAGGCTGAAGTCACTTGGCTGGAGGCCCAGGAGGCGTTGGAGGTGCAGGCGACCAAATGA
- a CDS encoding inverse autotransporter beta domain-containing protein, whose amino-acid sequence MDLTESITLAAADDIEGAAINAVGETAEYLFGNIGEDAPDWAKRFEFEWQTRQDNRPEWSILTVQPIWEADDLRDTVFTQLSYRRYEMFSLDRDVVNAGLGYRRLFLEDTVLVGVNGFF is encoded by the coding sequence TTGGATCTCACGGAATCAATTACACTAGCTGCGGCGGACGATATCGAAGGCGCTGCGATCAACGCTGTAGGTGAGACCGCAGAATATCTCTTTGGCAATATCGGCGAAGACGCTCCAGATTGGGCCAAACGGTTCGAATTTGAGTGGCAAACACGTCAGGACAATCGTCCGGAGTGGTCTATTCTGACGGTTCAGCCGATTTGGGAGGCCGACGACCTTCGAGATACCGTGTTTACCCAGCTGAGTTATCGTCGCTACGAAATGTTTTCCTTGGACCGCGATGTTGTGAACGCGGGTCTTGGTTATCGCCGTTTGTTCCTCGAGGACACCGTGCTTGTTGGTGTCAATGGCTTTTTTTGA
- a CDS encoding benzoate-CoA ligase family protein has translation MPRHESQPPGGPSGHLDNFTRDNLPPAHLLAPCDYTALPALAAYPDRFNAAAALLDARIAAGDGERIAILFGNRSWTYVALSSLVDRIAKALVEDMGLVTGNRVLLRAPNTPMAAACWLGVIKAGGVCVATMPMLRARELTYINEKAQIRHALCDVTLAEELNQVGGLERLAMISATGDGDADFDKLVATKAPGFAAADTAADDVALIGFTSGTTGQPKGCMHFHRDILAICDCFPPHVFGARSDDVVTGSPPLAFAFGIGALLCFPLRVGAATALLDKPTPDAMLDAIQRHHCTALYTAPTAYRALLGLVEKYDISSLERCVSAGETLPLPTWQAWRDATDLKILDGIGSTEMLHIFVSGPGDAIRPGATGKAISGYQARVLTNDGSEAADDEVGRLGVRGPTGCKYLADEERQATYVEDGWNLTGDLYRRDADGYYWYVSRADDLIVSAGYNISGPEVEAALLDHEDVSECGVVGQPDLKRGQIVSAFVVLREGVTDDEATVKRLQDFVKQQIAPYKYPRAITFVADLPRTETGKLQRFRLRN, from the coding sequence ATGCCCAGGCACGAATCCCAACCGCCCGGAGGACCGAGCGGCCACCTCGACAACTTTACGCGCGACAATCTGCCGCCCGCACATTTATTGGCACCCTGCGACTACACCGCACTGCCAGCGCTCGCTGCCTATCCCGACCGCTTCAATGCCGCAGCGGCATTGCTAGACGCGCGCATCGCGGCCGGCGATGGTGAGAGAATTGCCATCCTGTTTGGCAACCGCTCGTGGACTTACGTTGCGCTGTCATCGCTCGTCGACCGCATCGCCAAGGCCTTGGTCGAGGACATGGGGCTAGTGACGGGCAATCGCGTGCTGTTACGGGCACCCAACACGCCGATGGCGGCGGCCTGTTGGCTAGGCGTCATCAAGGCCGGCGGCGTTTGCGTCGCCACGATGCCGATGCTACGGGCGCGCGAGCTCACCTACATCAACGAAAAGGCGCAGATCCGCCACGCACTCTGCGACGTCACCCTGGCCGAAGAACTCAACCAGGTCGGGGGCCTTGAGCGCCTCGCCATGATTAGCGCGACGGGCGACGGTGATGCCGATTTCGACAAACTGGTGGCAACAAAAGCGCCGGGCTTCGCCGCCGCCGATACCGCCGCGGACGATGTAGCGCTGATTGGCTTCACGTCAGGTACCACAGGCCAGCCGAAAGGTTGCATGCATTTCCATCGCGACATATTGGCGATATGCGATTGTTTTCCACCGCATGTTTTCGGCGCCCGCTCTGACGATGTGGTGACCGGCTCACCGCCACTAGCCTTCGCTTTCGGCATCGGCGCTTTGCTCTGCTTTCCGTTACGCGTGGGCGCGGCCACGGCCTTGCTCGACAAGCCGACCCCCGATGCGATGCTCGATGCCATCCAACGCCACCACTGCACCGCCCTCTATACCGCGCCAACCGCCTATCGCGCCTTACTCGGGTTGGTTGAGAAGTATGATATCTCCAGCCTCGAGCGTTGTGTGTCAGCCGGTGAGACCCTGCCGCTGCCGACCTGGCAGGCCTGGCGAGATGCTACGGACCTCAAGATTCTCGACGGCATCGGCTCCACCGAGATGCTGCACATCTTCGTATCAGGCCCAGGCGACGCCATCCGACCCGGAGCAACGGGCAAGGCCATCTCCGGCTACCAGGCCCGCGTGCTCACCAACGATGGCAGTGAAGCCGCTGACGATGAAGTCGGCCGCCTCGGAGTGCGGGGTCCCACCGGCTGCAAATACCTAGCTGACGAAGAGCGGCAGGCGACCTATGTCGAGGATGGCTGGAATCTCACCGGCGATCTCTATCGACGGGACGCGGATGGCTATTACTGGTACGTTTCGCGTGCTGACGACCTGATCGTCTCGGCCGGATACAATATTTCCGGCCCCGAGGTGGAGGCCGCCCTACTCGACCACGAGGATGTCAGCGAGTGCGGCGTAGTTGGCCAGCCAGATCTGAAGCGCGGGCAGATTGTCTCAGCGTTCGTGGTGTTGCGCGAGGGAGTGACGGACGACGAAGCTACGGTTAAGAGACTTCAAGACTTCGTGAAGCAACAGATCGCGCCATATAAATATCCACGCGCGATCACCTTTGTTGCCGACTTACCCCGCACCGAGACCGGAAAACTACAACGCTTCCGCTTGCGCAATTAG
- a CDS encoding NAD(P)-dependent oxidoreductase gives MVSRTSEAQPKGTLPLPNRVSILVPGDDPVQIVGSAALNRLAPLGELTLYENRPNSHEEKLARAQDAEVIINSRSAVTWRRMELEKLPKLRMITTCSIGTDMIDLDAATEHGVVVSNQPGRTAPAVAEHMFGLMFAVAKRAAFQTAELKAGRWTRRLNVGLQGKTLGVIGTGAVGAEMARLASALGMRVIAWSYHPSAERSAALGVTYVRFDELLATADVISLHVKLTDDSHHLIDAAALAKMKDEAILLNGARGDVVDMDALHAALTAGRLNGVGLDVFPEEPLPGDAPILSCDQVVLTPHAADWTAEATELLNEGAVDNVIAFLEGQPQNVVTG, from the coding sequence ATGGTATCGCGAACGAGCGAAGCGCAGCCGAAAGGAACCCTGCCATTGCCGAACCGTGTCTCCATCCTCGTACCAGGAGACGATCCTGTGCAGATCGTGGGCTCAGCCGCGCTCAACCGCTTGGCACCGCTCGGCGAGTTGACCCTTTACGAGAACCGGCCCAACAGCCACGAGGAAAAACTGGCACGCGCGCAGGACGCCGAGGTCATCATCAACTCCCGCAGCGCCGTTACCTGGCGCCGGATGGAGCTTGAGAAGCTGCCAAAGCTGCGCATGATCACCACCTGCTCCATCGGCACCGACATGATCGATCTCGATGCCGCGACGGAGCATGGCGTGGTCGTCTCCAATCAGCCTGGCCGCACGGCACCAGCCGTAGCTGAGCACATGTTCGGCCTGATGTTCGCTGTCGCCAAGCGCGCCGCGTTTCAAACCGCCGAACTCAAGGCCGGGCGCTGGACCCGCAGGCTCAATGTCGGTTTGCAGGGCAAGACGCTCGGCGTCATCGGCACGGGTGCGGTCGGCGCAGAAATGGCGCGGCTCGCCAGTGCGCTGGGCATGCGGGTCATTGCATGGAGCTATCATCCCTCGGCAGAGCGTAGCGCCGCGCTCGGTGTCACCTATGTGAGGTTCGACGAGTTGCTGGCAACCGCCGATGTGATCAGCCTGCACGTTAAGCTCACCGACGACAGCCATCATCTCATCGATGCCGCGGCGTTGGCAAAGATGAAGGACGAGGCGATTCTTTTAAACGGCGCCCGCGGCGATGTAGTGGACATGGATGCCCTGCATGCGGCGCTAACCGCGGGACGCTTAAATGGGGTGGGGCTCGATGTCTTTCCCGAGGAGCCCTTGCCGGGCGATGCCCCGATCCTCAGCTGCGATCAGGTGGTGCTGACGCCGCACGCTGCCGATTGGACGGCCGAAGCCACGGAACTTCTGAACGAGGGCGCGGTCGACAACGTCATCGCCTTTCTCGAGGGGCAACCGCAAAACGTCGTGACAGGCTGA
- a CDS encoding acyl-CoA carboxylase subunit beta, with protein MDAIIRELEERREAARVGGGERRIASQHDKGKLTARERLELLLDPGSFEEFDMFVEHRCADFDMDKQRVPGDGVVTGHGTINGRKLFVFSQDFTVFGGSLSEAHAEKICKVMDLAMKVGAPMVGLNDSGGARIQEGVASLGGYAEVFQRNVLASGVVPQLSLVMGPCAGGAVYSPAMTDFIFMVKDSSYLFVTGPDVVKTVTHETVSAEELGGAVSHTTKSGVADIAFENDVEALATMRRFFDFLPLNNREPVPVLPTTDATDRAEPSLNTLIPADSQKPYDMHELIEKVVDEGDFFELQPAYAANIIIGFARIDGHTVGMVANQPMVLAGCLDINSSRKAGRFVRFCDCFNIPIVTFVDVPGFLPGTDQEHGGIISHGAKLLFAYAEATVPKVTVITRKAYGGAYDVMSSKHLRGDVNYAWPAAEIAVMGPKGAVEIIFRGSLDDPAEVERRTEEYREKFANPFIAASRGYIDDVILPQNTRCRLAGALALLRSKQLENPWKKHDNIPL; from the coding sequence ATGGACGCGATTATCCGAGAGCTGGAGGAGCGCCGCGAGGCGGCACGGGTCGGGGGTGGTGAGCGTCGCATTGCCTCCCAGCATGATAAAGGCAAGCTGACAGCGCGTGAGCGCCTGGAGTTGTTGCTGGATCCGGGCTCGTTTGAGGAGTTCGACATGTTCGTCGAGCACCGCTGCGCCGATTTTGACATGGATAAGCAGCGCGTGCCTGGCGACGGTGTCGTTACCGGCCACGGCACCATAAATGGCCGCAAGCTGTTCGTCTTCAGCCAGGATTTCACGGTCTTCGGTGGCTCCCTGAGTGAGGCGCATGCGGAAAAAATCTGCAAGGTCATGGATCTGGCTATGAAGGTTGGCGCGCCGATGGTCGGTCTCAACGATTCTGGCGGCGCGCGCATCCAGGAAGGTGTGGCCTCTCTGGGCGGCTACGCCGAGGTCTTTCAGCGCAACGTGCTTGCTTCCGGCGTGGTGCCGCAGCTCAGCCTAGTCATGGGACCGTGCGCGGGCGGCGCGGTTTATTCGCCAGCCATGACCGACTTCATCTTCATGGTGAAGGACTCATCTTATTTGTTTGTTACGGGACCCGACGTGGTGAAGACTGTAACCCACGAGACGGTCAGTGCGGAAGAACTCGGTGGCGCGGTAAGTCACACCACCAAGTCGGGCGTGGCGGATATCGCTTTCGAGAACGATGTCGAAGCGCTGGCGACCATGCGGCGCTTTTTTGACTTCCTGCCCCTCAACAATCGCGAGCCGGTGCCGGTACTGCCGACGACCGACGCCACGGATCGCGCCGAGCCATCCCTCAACACGCTTATCCCAGCCGATTCGCAAAAGCCTTATGATATGCACGAGCTGATCGAGAAGGTGGTTGACGAGGGCGACTTCTTCGAGTTGCAGCCGGCCTATGCCGCCAACATCATTATTGGCTTCGCGCGTATCGACGGGCATACGGTCGGTATGGTTGCCAATCAGCCGATGGTATTGGCAGGTTGCCTCGACATCAATTCGTCGCGCAAGGCCGGACGTTTTGTGCGCTTTTGCGATTGCTTTAACATTCCCATCGTAACCTTTGTCGACGTGCCGGGCTTTCTGCCGGGCACCGACCAGGAACATGGCGGTATCATCAGCCACGGCGCCAAGCTGCTCTTCGCCTATGCCGAGGCGACTGTGCCAAAGGTCACGGTAATCACGCGCAAGGCTTATGGCGGCGCCTATGACGTGATGAGCTCTAAGCATTTGCGCGGCGACGTTAACTATGCTTGGCCGGCAGCGGAGATCGCGGTCATGGGGCCGAAAGGCGCGGTCGAAATCATCTTCCGAGGCTCGCTCGACGATCCGGCCGAGGTGGAGCGCCGCACCGAGGAATACCGCGAAAAGTTTGCCAATCCCTTTATTGCCGCCAGCCGCGGCTATATCGACGACGTGATCTTGCCGCAAAACACGCGCTGCCGCTTGGCTGGAGCTCTGGCGCTGCTGCGCTCCAAGCAGCTCGAGAATCCCTGGAAAAAGCACGACAACATCCCGCTCTAG
- a CDS encoding acetyl/propionyl/methylcrotonyl-CoA carboxylase subunit alpha: protein MFDKILIANRGEIACRVMRTARRMGIATVAVYSEADAGSRHVEMADESVLIGPAPSAQSYLLAERILAAVKDTGAQAVHPGFGFLSENADFARALEAEGIVFIGPGPDAISAMGDKIESKKLAAEAGVSTIPGHDQAIVDVDAGVAIATKIGYPVMVKASAGGGGKGMRVVDRAEDLAEAFSSAQNEGRNSFGDDRMLIEKFITSPRHIEIQLMADAHGNAVYLNERECSIQRRHQKVIEEAPSPFVDAGMRRAMGEQAVALAKAVGYRSAGTVEFVTGADKNFYFLEMNTRLQVEHPVTEMITGLDLVEMMIRVAAGEPLGITQDDVALDGWAVESRIYAEDPARGFLPSIGRLVHFLTPEETNSVRIDTGVGEGDEISMHYDPMIAKLVTYGPDRAAAIARMGEALDGFLIGGINTNVPFLASICRNDCFGKGTLTTNFIAEEYGGVYAADTPDDTVAEVLAGVAALIEGRVAARAAALGGEPDGTRQDLTISVGESEWQVGVTLVESGCDVKIDSKTLAVRDDGWRPGDSVFRGRIGERDVVVQVARGAREAWRLVHGGAAVDVLVRSARAATMAARMPKKEPPDLSKFLLSPMPGLVVSVAVTAGDMVKAGEPLCVVDAMKMENVLRAEREVTVAEVKASTGDSLEVDQVIMIFE from the coding sequence TTGTTCGACAAGATCCTGATCGCGAACCGCGGCGAGATTGCCTGCCGCGTCATGCGCACGGCGCGCCGCATGGGTATAGCAACCGTGGCCGTCTATTCCGAGGCCGATGCCGGCTCCCGTCATGTCGAGATGGCGGACGAATCCGTTCTCATCGGCCCGGCACCATCGGCGCAAAGCTATCTGCTTGCTGAGCGTATCCTTGCCGCGGTTAAAGACACAGGTGCGCAGGCGGTACATCCCGGCTTCGGCTTTCTCTCGGAAAACGCGGACTTCGCGCGCGCTTTGGAGGCGGAAGGTATCGTCTTCATCGGCCCGGGGCCCGACGCCATCTCTGCCATGGGCGACAAGATAGAATCCAAGAAACTTGCGGCCGAGGCTGGGGTGAGCACTATTCCGGGCCACGACCAGGCTATTGTCGATGTTGATGCCGGTGTAGCGATCGCGACCAAGATTGGCTATCCGGTGATGGTTAAGGCGTCGGCAGGCGGTGGCGGCAAGGGCATGCGCGTGGTTGACCGAGCTGAGGATCTGGCGGAGGCCTTCTCTAGCGCCCAGAACGAGGGGCGTAACTCCTTCGGCGACGATCGCATGCTGATCGAAAAGTTCATCACCTCGCCGCGCCATATCGAGATCCAGCTCATGGCCGATGCGCACGGTAATGCGGTTTATCTGAACGAGCGCGAGTGCTCCATCCAGCGTCGTCACCAGAAAGTGATCGAGGAGGCGCCGTCGCCCTTCGTCGATGCCGGTATGCGCCGTGCCATGGGGGAGCAAGCAGTGGCGCTCGCCAAGGCGGTTGGATACCGCTCGGCCGGCACTGTTGAGTTTGTCACGGGCGCCGACAAGAACTTTTATTTTCTCGAGATGAACACGCGATTGCAGGTTGAGCATCCGGTGACCGAGATGATCACTGGGCTCGATCTCGTCGAGATGATGATCCGCGTCGCCGCCGGCGAGCCTCTTGGTATCACCCAGGACGATGTGGCGCTCGACGGCTGGGCGGTCGAATCCCGGATCTATGCCGAGGATCCGGCGCGCGGCTTCCTACCCTCAATCGGTCGTCTGGTGCACTTTCTCACGCCAGAGGAAACAAATAGCGTGCGCATCGACACCGGCGTCGGTGAGGGTGACGAAATCAGCATGCATTATGATCCAATGATCGCAAAGTTAGTCACTTACGGTCCTGATAGAGCCGCGGCGATCGCTCGTATGGGCGAGGCACTCGATGGTTTTCTGATCGGTGGTATCAACACCAACGTGCCGTTTCTTGCCTCGATCTGCCGAAACGACTGCTTCGGTAAGGGAACGTTGACTACCAACTTCATTGCTGAGGAATATGGCGGCGTCTACGCGGCGGACACGCCCGATGACACGGTGGCGGAGGTTCTGGCGGGCGTCGCGGCACTAATCGAAGGCCGTGTCGCAGCACGTGCGGCGGCGCTGGGTGGTGAGCCCGATGGCACACGCCAGGATCTGACGATCAGCGTCGGCGAGAGCGAGTGGCAGGTTGGTGTGACCTTAGTCGAGAGTGGCTGCGACGTGAAGATCGACAGCAAGACGCTGGCGGTGCGCGACGATGGCTGGCGCCCCGGAGACAGTGTCTTCCGGGGCCGTATTGGCGAGCGTGACGTGGTGGTGCAGGTCGCCCGTGGTGCCCGCGAGGCCTGGCGCCTGGTGCATGGTGGGGCTGCAGTCGACGTTCTGGTGCGCTCGGCCCGCGCCGCCACCATGGCCGCGCGCATGCCCAAGAAGGAACCACCCGACCTAAGTAAATTTCTACTCTCGCCCATGCCCGGCCTCGTGGTCTCGGTCGCCGTGACGGCCGGCGACATGGTCAAGGCCGGTGAACCCCTCTGCGTGGTCGATGCCATGAAGATGGAGAACGTGCTCCGCGCCGAACGCGAGGTAACGGTGGCCGAAGTTAAGGCGTCGACGGGCGACAGCCTAGAGGTTGACCAGGTCATAATGATATTCGAATAA
- a CDS encoding 3-hydroxyacyl-CoA dehydrogenase family protein: MRYTLIQQGKSRSFPTDDPFLHGNRDEGEVAIYLGAPHVLDESKAAILVELGTECLGVHTGEAEGEEGSNVLGFERYRNGNDPPSPLIELVRQPNTPESAVAAARAVFEGAGLTVAVCADHAGRIIDRLVRPKYNDALRLLDEGLASAADMDLTCRLGLGYRDGPIERVARGGLAYHHDVCAALFEITGTAAYAPARRAIVAKAREETAR, encoded by the coding sequence ATGCGCTATACACTCATTCAACAAGGAAAATCCCGCTCCTTCCCCACGGACGATCCCTTTCTCCACGGCAACAGAGACGAAGGTGAGGTGGCGATCTACCTTGGCGCGCCACACGTGTTAGACGAGAGCAAGGCGGCGATCCTGGTCGAGCTGGGCACGGAATGTCTCGGCGTTCACACGGGTGAGGCTGAGGGCGAGGAAGGCTCCAACGTGCTGGGGTTCGAGCGCTACCGCAACGGCAACGACCCGCCGTCCCCGCTTATCGAACTGGTGCGCCAGCCGAACACGCCTGAAAGCGCCGTCGCTGCAGCGCGCGCAGTGTTCGAGGGGGCAGGCCTCACGGTCGCCGTCTGTGCGGACCACGCGGGACGCATCATAGACCGCCTGGTGCGGCCCAAATACAACGATGCCTTGCGGCTTCTGGATGAAGGCCTGGCCAGTGCCGCCGATATGGACCTGACCTGCCGACTCGGCCTTGGCTACCGGGACGGCCCCATTGAGCGGGTCGCCCGCGGTGGCCTCGCATATCATCATGATGTCTGCGCCGCCTTGTTCGAAATCACTGGCACAGCCGCCTACGCACCCGCCCGTCGCGCGATCGTGGCCAAGGCTCGGGAGGAGACGGCGCGATAA